CTCGCCCACCGTCGCGTAGGTGAAGCCCAGGGTGATGAGGGTGCCAATCACCATGCCGCTCACCACGATGAGCGTGGGCGCCCACTTGCGGAAGAACACGATGGTGATGAGCAGGATGGAGACGAAGGCGATGAACGCCACGGGCGTCAGCGACTCGTCGATGGCGTACGAGTCGTCCAGCGACGTCTTGTAGGAGCCCGTGTAGCCGTAGGCGACCGTCTTCGCGTCGCCCATCAAGTCATAGTCCTCCACCAGCTTCACGCCCGCGGTGTTGGAGGCCGAGTACTGCGCCAGGTCGCGGTTCAGCTTGTCGACGTAGTCCTTCGTCCGGCCGATCTCGTTGGTGTCCCACATCGGCTTGACGAGCATCATGATCATCTTGCGATCGGGCGAGATGTTGTAGTCGTCGCGGATGCTGCGCTTGCCGACGCTGGAGTACTTGTCGACCAGGTCCTGCAGCTCCAGCTTCACCGGCTCGGTCTTCTTCAGCTCGATGAAGAACGGGTTGTTGCGGCGCAGCTGGTCCTTCATGTAGGCCATGATGCGTTTCTTGCCCTCGGCCAGGTCCTCCGTCTTCACGAAGAGGACCATGTTCTGCTGGGCGAACTCGACGGGCAGCTTGTGGCTGACGGAGCGGACGTGCTCCTTGTCCGCGGCCATCATCGCCGCCAGGTCATCCGAGACGCGCTTGAGCGTGGCCTCGTCCGAGGAGCGCAGCGCGAGCATGAAGTGGCCGCTGCCGCCCACCATGTCGATGATGCGCTTGACGTCCTTCACCTCGTCCAGTTCCTGGGAGATGAGGTCAAGCTGGTTGGAGTTGATGGTCAGCTTCAGCGTGCCCCACACGGAGGCCGCGAGCAGCGCGAGGATGACGAGCAGCACCGTGCCGGGGCGGCGGACCATCAGTCCTGCGTAGGCAAGGGCGAAGCGGTTGGGAGGGTGGGGCGAGGCACTCATGTGCGCGCGACCCTACCGGCAAACCGTGCGGCCCGGAAGCGTTGCCAGAGTGCCCGCCCGCTGGGGCAGCCAACATCCTCAGCCCTCGGTCTGGGCAGGCGCGGCCACGGGCTCCGGCGGGGCCATGGGAGCGGGCGTGCTGGCGGGGGGCAGGAGGAACGAGCGGGGCTCCTTCAGCAGGCGCAGCCCCACCCACCGCATCAGCCGCCAGCTCTCCTGGGAGGAGACGTCCCGCGCCCGCAGGGCCACCGTCAAGGCCAGGGCGAACGAGACGCCGATGTTGAGCGCGGCGATGCCCAGCGTCCCCAGCAGGGCGGCCAGAAAGCCCCAGGTGAGCACGGACTGGGCGCCCAGCGCGCCTCCGGCCAGCGCCAGGGAGCCCAGGGAGAGGGTGACATGACGGACTTCCAGGGGCAGGCCGAAGAACGAGCCCACCTCGGGCACCAGGGCCAGCAGCAGCCCCAGCGTCACCCCGCCGCCCAGGCCGGCCACGTGGCGCAGCATGAAGCCCGCGAAGTCATGGGCCCCGGTGTTTCCCAGCAGCCGCTGGAGGCCCCGGTGGTGGGCCAGGGCCTCGGGGAGGCGGCGGTAGACGAAGAAGTTCTCCAGCCAGCCGGAGGCCAGGCTGGAGGCCCACAGCAGCACCCCCGTCAGGGCCGCCCAGGCCAGGGTGGCGCTGCGCCAGGGGTGGAGGGAGGCAATCACCGCCTGGGCCTGCCTGGGCTCCAGGAGCGGGCGGCCCGTGAACTGGTGGAAGACCAGGGTCAGCCCCACCGAGGCGAGCAGGACGCAGCTCAGGTTGCCCAGGAGCGCCGCGAGCTGGGAGCGGGTGAGGCAGGGGATGAGCTCCTCCAGCCGCTCCATGCGCCCTGGCCGGGGGGCCTTGCCGCCCAGGGCCCCCGCGAGCATGGCGGCCGTCATCGACGGTTGCCGGGCGGCCAGCGTGAAGCCCAGGAACTGCATCGCCACGAAGCTGCTCGCGTAGTTGAGCGTGGAGAGCAGGCCTTCGAAGAAGGGGGCCAGCGACAGCTTGCCGATGAAGAGGGACAGGGCGGCGGTGAGGGCGGCGAGCAGGCCCCCTCCGGAGGCCGAGTGCACCATGCCGTGAAACTCGGTCCGCGTGGAGATGAGGGGGTGCTCGCCCGAGTGGCCCACGCGCTCGATGGTGGTGCGCGCCATGAGCCGCAAGTGCGTCTGCGCCAGCTCGCGCACGGAGCGCTCCTCGTGGGCCTGCCGCAGCAGGTGGAGGATCAACGTCAGCCCCTCGCGGCAGCGGTCCTCCCCGGGCGCGGCGCCCAGCACCCGCGCGATGGCCTCCATGCGCTCCAGGCCGCCCCGGATGGAGTCCAGCCGGTACACCAGCTGCACGCTCAGCCCGGAGGTCTCCAGGTGCTGGGTCACGGTGTCCGTCACGCTGCGGCAACCCACCACGGCGGCTTCCAGCTCCTGGAGCGTGTCCGGCGCCGCGTTCCGGGCGAGCACGCTGTCGCAGGCGCGGCGCAGGCGCAGGAAGGGCGAGGCGCGGAAGGCCAGGCCCGGGCTGCGGTCGCGCACCTCCTCGGTCAGGCCCTGGGCGGCGATGCGCGCGCCCAGCAGCGTGAGCGCATCCACCAGGTAGGCCCGGAACACCATGCCGGGGTCGGGCAGCGGGGGCGGCGGCTCACCCACCATGGCCAGGAGCCGGGCCAGCGTCCCCGCGGGCAGCGACTCCAGCCAGGAGACATCCCCGGGCTTGGGAAACAGGTGCAGCAGGTCGGAGAAGCGCTCCGGGTCGGGGGGCGTGGGCAGCAGCCGGTGCAGCACGCGGTCCGCCAGCTCGGAGAGGAGGCCCGGGTGGTCTCCGAGCCCCACCTGGGCGAAGAGCTTCAGGCCATGCGCCTCGGCGCAGACGGCGCCCACGAGCCGCGACAGGGCCAGCCGCGTGGCGCGCTCGCCCTCCAGCACGCGCACCAGCAGCTTCAGCCGGGAGGCGGCCAGGGGCTGCGGCTCCTCTTCCTCGTGGAGGCCGGAGGCGGAGCGCGGCTCTCGCAACCAGGCGATGCAGCGCTCCACCCACGCATCCCGGGCCTCCCGGTCCTCGCTGGGGATGACGTACAGCAAGCGGCACAGGTCCCTCACCGCCGCATGCCCCGGGGCGCGCGGGGCGTACCTCACACAGAAGGCATCCATCTCGCGGCCCGAAGGCTCGCTGCGGAGGGGAACGGAGAGGGCTGCGGAAGCGGACATCACCGGCCGAGGTTCGAGGGAGGCCAGAGCCTACACGGCGGACTGGCTGCCTCCTACGCCCGGAGGCCTGGCAGGTGGGGCAGGAGGCAGTGGAGCGCGGGGTTACTTCAGCGGGACCTTGGACATCTCCTGGTCCTTCTCGCGCATCGCCTTGAGCAGCGCGTCCCAGCCGCCCTCCTTGAGGAGGGGGCGCACCTGGTCATCCCGGATGCCGGTGAGCATGGAGTCGCCCAGCACCACCACGTCCACCACCTTCCACGCGGCCTTGTCCTTGGCCAGGCTGTACTTGAGCTTGATCTCCTGCTTCTTCATCGGGTGCTCGATGACGACGGTGGAGGCCAGCTTGGCGTCATTGCCCGTCACCTCGGGCTCCGCGTAGTTGATGGCGGCCAGGTTCTTGAAGTTGTCGCGCACCTTGGGGAAGGCAATCTTCGCGAAGAGCGTTTGAAACAACT
Above is a genomic segment from Stigmatella erecta containing:
- a CDS encoding site-specific recombinase; its protein translation is MRYAPRAPGHAAVRDLCRLLYVIPSEDREARDAWVERCIAWLREPRSASGLHEEEEPQPLAASRLKLLVRVLEGERATRLALSRLVGAVCAEAHGLKLFAQVGLGDHPGLLSELADRVLHRLLPTPPDPERFSDLLHLFPKPGDVSWLESLPAGTLARLLAMVGEPPPPLPDPGMVFRAYLVDALTLLGARIAAQGLTEEVRDRSPGLAFRASPFLRLRRACDSVLARNAAPDTLQELEAAVVGCRSVTDTVTQHLETSGLSVQLVYRLDSIRGGLERMEAIARVLGAAPGEDRCREGLTLILHLLRQAHEERSVRELAQTHLRLMARTTIERVGHSGEHPLISTRTEFHGMVHSASGGGLLAALTAALSLFIGKLSLAPFFEGLLSTLNYASSFVAMQFLGFTLAARQPSMTAAMLAGALGGKAPRPGRMERLEELIPCLTRSQLAALLGNLSCVLLASVGLTLVFHQFTGRPLLEPRQAQAVIASLHPWRSATLAWAALTGVLLWASSLASGWLENFFVYRRLPEALAHHRGLQRLLGNTGAHDFAGFMLRHVAGLGGGVTLGLLLALVPEVGSFFGLPLEVRHVTLSLGSLALAGGALGAQSVLTWGFLAALLGTLGIAALNIGVSFALALTVALRARDVSSQESWRLMRWVGLRLLKEPRSFLLPPASTPAPMAPPEPVAAPAQTEG
- a CDS encoding ABC transporter substrate-binding protein; this encodes MNVRARTVPLLAALLLAVPALAAPGEEVAKPVKSMVQSVRYGKDLAAIKFMDGEQQARFLVGEDWEKGTEAQRKEFLQLFQTLFAKIAFPKVRDNFKNLAAINYAEPEVTGNDAKLASTVVIEHPMKKQEIKLKYSLAKDKAAWKVVDVVVLGDSMLTGIRDDQVRPLLKEGGWDALLKAMREKDQEMSKVPLK